TGAAGCAAGGCAGAGTGTGCTGAGAGTTTAGGAGTGCATGGATGAGCAATTTAATATCAGATAAAACATGTACAAAAAGTATGTAGCTTGGATGTAGCTCGAAAGTGCAGATTGTTCATGTGTGCATTATGATTGCTTATTGGCTTCCTCTTCATATGCATTTCCTGTCCCATTCTGCACATATGATGAACCAGATCCCAAGCCATATAAATGGCCACAATATTTTGCATCATCTATATGATCTTCAAAAAACATCTGCAAAATAAATATCATTGAATGAACCACAACTACGaacatccaataaaaaaaaaaaaaaaaaaaaaatgtaattgccaAACAGacattgattgcaaaattaactcaAAAGCTTATTACTGGGAACATACACTTGGTTACTTTGTGTTCTTTCACTAATAATCAGTGCTCGCTAAAACAGATAAATTGAATTGTTCTAAAAGCATATTAAACAGACAACCAAATGGAGCAGTCATTCTGGGGCAGACTGTATTAAACAATAGAAATCTGCAGAATTGGTGGCTAGAAGGCAGTAAGATCATATATTCATCAAAACATTTCTTCAGCATATCGTGGATACTGCACCAGAAGGGTTGGATCACGGGGCAACAACATATGTTTATAACATTGCCTTTTCCACGAGTGCATCTACAGCACTGTTTGTTCTATGTGGGGTCTATGGCATGTAGAAGGCTAGGAGTGCAGTACCAGCAGGAAAGTACTTTGTACACAGATTCCTGCGTTTTACAGGTGACAGAACAGTGATGTGTGGGATCACAGATATTTTCCCACTGGGCCTCAGAATAAACCTCCCTGGTGTACGTCTCCCATCTAGTCATGAATGGCAATGGTGGACTGGCTGCATTGGTTTGCATTAGAGCGTAGAGGTAGGAAATCCTGTGCACCAGAGGTGCTGGTTTCGGACATGTCTGCTCAAAGAGTAAATGTTGCCAACGTATGGATTCTACAAAGCTTCTTAGCTGCCTATATTGAAACATCTAAAGGAAGGAAACACTTTCCTGTGTGCAGTGGGCTGGCTTTAGAGGGCCTGTATCCACCCCAGGAGAAACAAACCGAAAGGTCACAAAAATATATGCCCCACTTGAGCACTCTAGTGGTGTTGTGCTTCCCAATTGTAAATAAATCCTACTTGGCCCTTGTAAACCAGATTGGGGAGGCATGATTAAAGTTGTGTTGTGTTGATTTTAGTAAATACTGTTATGTCACAATTTAATAGTGATATGGGTCTATAAGTCATGTCCTCTTTTTGGATGATAGTAATATTGACCTACAACGTTTGCACTGGAATCTGATGTTCATTGATCAAACTAAACCGCCTAAGGAATTGCATTCTTTCCTTATGGGTGGAATCCGTCTGACAtacaaatggtataggttctctatgttatggcacaagtgagcagaaACATTTTTGAGACCAGAGAGAGGAGACTAACCGAAGGGCAAACTACAGAGTTTCTCTGAGCTTTGAGTtataatattttagttttttgtttcacTTTTTGTTGATGTAAGCAAGATTTATTTCTGAACGGAACTTTTAATTCTTGAATGCTCTGTGTATTCACGGATCAAATGCATGTCAATTGAAAGTTTAGCCTTTATAATCTTTCAAATTATCGGGGGAAATTATTAGACAACCTACAATTAActttgtcttaaccccttaaggacacatgacatgtctgacacgtcatgattcccttttattccagaagtttggtccttaaggggttaaagggacactatagtcacccagagcacttcagctaaATGAAATGATCTGTGTGCCAggccccccaggttttaacccttcagatgtaaacacagcggtttcagagaaactgcggtttacattgcatggttaatccAACCTCGAGtgtctgtcttccggacagccgctAGATGCGCTTCTGCGACACAGGATGCTTTAAAAAACACACGAATCCAGCGTGccgaacatccataggaaagcattgagttctgctttcctatggacggtttgaatgcgcgtgcggctcttgctgcgcatgcgcattctgctccactcggaagctgacatcggcaggggaggagaggtcaccagcccaGAGGGAGgctggcgctggataaaggtaagtgactgaaggggttttaaccccttcagtgccaagggaggggaaccctgaggatgggggggggggaggtcctaaggatgatatagtgtcaggaaaccaagtttgttttcctgacactatagtgatcctttaaagcttCAGTGGAAATTTTACTTTAAATATCACAGACAATGATAATTTTCAACTAACCCATTTAGTCATTTGCCAACAGCATTAATATTTTATAACATACTTCTCTCATTTTGAAGAAAGCCATTCCAGTTAGTAACGAGTCTGAGCCTGCTTGATGCTGTGGTCCTATCCGCTCCAGTTCAAGTTGTTCTGCAACTTCCTGAAGTCCCCCCTGACAGAAGATGCAACAAAATGAACAATACTACACGTGATCTGTCAAAGTCATAACATGGTTTCTTTAATGAGAGTATCAGCAAAAGAATGTCTTTCTGGTGATGTCCATCTCTAGTCTAAATATACTGAATATATATTTGGTGACTGTGGGACAGGCTGTGTGATGAAGATTACATGTGTTGAGACTTCATGCTACAGTATCTGTAGTGCCTGTGAGAATAAAGGGCATAGGTTAGCTAATATGCAATTCAATGAAAGATCATTTATGAGGCAGTGGAATTGTTTATGGCTCTCATTTTGCATATTGTACACATTTAGTTGGTCAGCATGTGGTCACTAAATATGGCCACAGTTGGCAGAAGATAGGACATCCAGACATCCCTCAATACCTAGCACTATGTGCCAGATGTGATCTCGTCCCGCTGTCACTAATATGGAATGACAGTCAATGATGTCAACATGCATTAAATGCCTGCATGATGGCACAGACTTTCGTGCCCATTAAGAGATGACAACTACCTAATCAAAGAGGGAATGTGAAAGTGATTGATCTATCAGCCTGGAGTGCCATTCCCAAGACCTCATCCACATGTAAAATGGATGGGATGAAAGGTTAGAAACAAATCTTGCAAAACTTTATTTGTTTCCATCGTGTTGCTGAAGAATCGTAAACGGACAACAATCATAATGGAATACCATACATGGCAGCCTGCCATGGAGACAGATACTATCACTACATCTGTAACAACTACGCTTGACTGGCACTGTACATCCATGTTTCAAAGAgctttttaaagggttactccagacccctaaccaactttagcttgctgaaaagctttatgtgtgaagagtgtgtcttctattttccattttgcaaaaagtgcacatttcaagAGAAATTGACACTtctaaattatactggttacacccattggctttcaagcagacaacaggtaatgttacttcttGGTTTGGGTTAGCTCAATGCAACGGACCTCAAGagtcagcaattgcccagagcacctgacaaagacttttcattgagctgcatcgggaagtctgtgattggatggccACAGAACGTCTGGGCTGGGGTAGAAGGGGAGAGCTTACAAAGGCAGCAGCaaaaactgcaggttttgcaagctgattttagatatatccccaattgaaaaatgcataattattgTGATTTGTATTTTGGCAGTGTCATTTCCATTTAAATTTGTATATCACAGCTTTGTCACATGTTAGTTGTGGTTACTTGCactgttttaattaaataaaaaacaaaacaaaaggaaagcaataataataaaatcacatGTGAACATACCTTCAGGTTTTTGCAGCTTTTCATTAGGTATTTTACATCATAAATTACAGGGAAAAACAGTCGCAGAATTTCAAAGAAGTCAAGTTCTAACTCAGGCAAGTTTGAGTTAGTAAGTATCTTTATTAGATAGCCAAAATCATAACcactgtaaaataaacaaaaaaatataaaaatataattatttttaaccccttcaggaccggcctgtttttgcgatgtttgtacgttaaggaccagagcagttttaacacttttgtggtgtttgtgtttagctgtaattttccgctctctcatttacggttcccatacaagttatatattgtttttttcaggacaaaaggggcattctttacataccattatttgtattatgtccaatattgtatttaaaaaaaataataaaatatggtgaaaaatttaaaaaaacaacatgtttttggacttttacttgaaaaatcttttacttatctacaaaagctaatgaaaaaaacagctaaatagattcaaaattttgtcccgagtttaaaaacacccagtgtttacatgctttattgcttttttttgcaagttataggcctataaatacaagtaggaaattgctgtttcaatatatatatattttaaatgtatcaatagtgaccttgtaacaccgttatctgtcataaatccccgaaacacacctaacatgtacatattttttttaaagtagacaacccagggtattcaaaattgggtatgtccagttttttttagtagccacttagtcacaaacactggccaaagttagcatttatatttgtttgtgtgttaaaaatgcaagaaactttggccggtgtttgtgactaagtggctactaaaaaaggctgaacataccccatttgcaataccttgggttgtcttcttttgcaaatggtatgccatcatggggctaattctcattccttggctaccatacgctctcaaaggcaacctaaccaatccgacaaatttcaataaaaaaaaaaaagtaaaatcaagccttatatttgaccctgtaactttcacaaacactataaaacctctacatgtggggtactgttatactcaggagacttcgctgaacacaaatattagtgtatcagaacagtaaaatgtatcacagcaataatatcctcagtgaaagtgctgtttgtgtgtgaaaaatgcaaaaaaattcactttcactgacaatatcatcgctgtgatatgttttactgttttgaaacactaatatttgtgttcagcgaagtctcccgagtaaaacagtacccccatgtacaggttttagggtgtcatagaaagttacagggttaaacacagtgctagcaaattaaattatctggactttcggcctgggttggcaggcaggtccctcaaatagcaatcattaaaattacttaattaggtaaaaatattacataaatacacatgtagaattttaatatatatacatatttatatatttgacgtctacgtgtatatttatgaaattatttatgtaattatgtatatggacatatgtatatttcgtattgtttttatttatttatttatacatagatatatatatcattacattctaagtatattttgatataaatatatatatatatatatatatcaaaatactgttagaataaaattgcatatataaatatttttttataattattaaaaattatttttattttttgttatttatttttattaacatattatttgtattttataataatatatatataccatatatatagcaattatatatatattgtatatattcgtgtgtaatttaaatataagtgtatttttatattaatatacgtatatataaatataaaaatacacttaatatgacattatatatatatatgatacatatacatatattatatatagatataatacatgtatatatatcatatatatatacacatattatttatttatttttacactgattttacactggttttttttttactttattttttggattttttacttgcagggagactgcctgtcagcacagacagtccccctgcaggcagatacaaagacccctattgcggtcatgtgatcgagtgatcacatggccgtggggtcctgatctgccgaggggggactgcccgggcagacaggcagtccccctggaccgggtggagcactgatcgccgccgtgggaccgacggcgatcaggtaagtagccccagaccgttatgacggttcaggaccgtcagcggtccaaacgcacgttttaccgctgacggtcctgaaccgtcagcggtcctgaaggggttaaatttgcttaacaaacaaaacaaaaataataaaaacacaacatCTGCAAAAATGTCTACATGTCCAGTAGCCTAAACTTCAAATCTGAGATTGGTATATGTGTAGGGTTTatcactaaactcagaattttcaaaaattaaatctgaattgAAAAACTGAGACAAAAGATAactggtctaaaaaaaaaaaaaaaaacacacaaaaaaaaacccctccAACGTAGCCATAGTGAAATCTTGGCTTCTTTTGTCTGGGTTTTTTACATTTCGATTTATTTCGTGAAAATTCGGAATTTAACGCTGAAAGACTTGCTGGCACaagtaaatactgcatttttaaAGCACCTATGGTCATTTTGcctatttttttcttaaacccATCCTTAAAAACGTTCTCTCCAGGACTAATGATTGCCCTTGCACATCATGAATTTGTATAAAATTGTTCGCAAAACAGTTAGACTCAATATtagatttatatagcaccagcttattccatagcgctttacattaAAAGGGGAATTTAATATGATAAACACATTAAAGTCTCAAGTCTGATCATCATTCACAGTAATTTTGAGTGATGGAGAGGCTTGGAGGCAAGTTATATAATGTATTGTATGACTCACTACTGTATGCAGAGTGAGTTTTctggtataaatatgtgtgtgtgtttccacAATAACGTCAGTCCTACTTCCACCATTACCATGTGTCGACTGGTTCTTTGGTGGAACTCAAACTCCCatatggtagagaattgagcagtaagacaggATCGATACATCAAAACCACTTAAAGCAGTACggtcactcccccctcccaaaatgaatatttcataaagatagtatACATAGTCAAGAGATATTCTCCGCCAGTTGACATTCTTAGTCTCAAGGCAGAGTCTATAGGGAATTGGTTGTGTCTATGGTGGATCAATCCCCCCAATAGACTCCAAAAATGGCGGCGCCCGCAAGGGGACTGGTTCAGGAAAGTAATCTCATCTGTACTTGCCTCAagcggccaccggaccaccagaagTGATGTCACTGTCAGGGGGCTTTGCAAATTCAGTAAAGTCCCCATACTGTGACAGTGCCGCTtcagttaagctaaagttgctttggtgctgAGAATGTCCATTCAAATATAAGTTGatattctcttaaccccttaaggacacataacatgtgtgacatgtcatgattcccttttattccagaagtttggtccttaaggggttaaagaacacattTATAAAAGAGCTTGTTCCATGAATTCTGCCTCTTGTGGCAGATATAAAGGCTGAACGGAGCACACTAAAAATCACAAATGATCTTACCCATTCACTACCAAAATTGTTGAGGcacattttactttaattttgaATGTATAGCAATAGTAATGCAAAACGATCAAGAATTAAAGCTCAGAGTGTAGATATATACAAGACAGATAGGGGGCTTGAAATGGCATACCTTCATTTCTTCCTCCCAAACTTTTTACATGtaccttattactattattattattaggaaaGGGGAGCAGAGATAGGGCTCAGTGTGTGCGCGCCATTGACTATTTGTAATGTGTACTATCTTCTATCATCTTGCAAACACCAGTGTAATACAATAGTTCAGTTGAAGTGTTCTATTGTATATGAGCATTATGCCCCCATACAGTAATTTGAAATGCTAaaaggctttttatttattttttttaaataaagctgcattacaaaaatacacaaacaagcTCCTTACACATAagcaaggttttgaaagggttactcaaaaaaagaaaactatgCTTTATTAAAACTGTTTTTACATTGGAAATGCCAGGAGTGAGGGACAGAGTTATGTACAAGGGTAGGGGAGGCGGCAGTCGATCATTGAATAATCTATACATTAATGTGTACTATACATGCGGACAGACATATTCACATTAGTTAATCCACAACTTTTATTTTAAGCAGGGCAATGATACTGCCGCAGATGGAGATGCACCTTCCGGCAGCAATCTCAAATATCTCTGTAATGTGCAGCATTTTAtatggaaacactgcacatgcagactccaAGTACCATAGCCTCTTCGGGGATTTGAAGTGGTCAAGGTTCAAGGAGTAACCTTTAATGTTTCACCTGGCTATTATCAACAATATTCATGCAATGATACATTGTCAAGCCCTGTTTAAAATATTCGAGGACTGGAAATGTATCATTCCAAATGTACTCCCAAAGaaaaatacatgcatatatttttgGGGGTTAGATCTACTAAAttggaatgtccctttatttACATTTGGTAACACAAAGACTACAGAATGACATTTCTTATGAATGCTAAATCTTTCTCTTCGCTTTTGATTGCCTGTCTTGACATTTGCTAAACATATATTTCTGCGTATTGTCCATCTTAGTACAGTTATCGTTCTGTTATACATGAAGCAGCAGGaaaacacacattacatgcaGCCATGTGATAAGAACAAGCACGTGCAAACACGAGGATTACAGACTTTTGGTAATCCTGTTAAGTGCCCACACATACTAAACTCAAGTTACTTGATGAGAACAAGAATCAGAAACATGCTCAGAGAGGTAAACTAAAGGCGCACATGAAGAGCTtccagtgagggggagaaaaaaaaaaaaaaaaaaaaggtaagaaaaggacttgtgtaaagacagaactctctgggAAAAGGGTCTGGATTAACCACTTTTTGGGAGGTGAAAGGGATTCTGGGACATGTAGTTAACCTGCAAGAATCAGTTTTTTAAAAGAACAACAGCCAAGGAGGTTGGActcctctttttctctcttttggggAGGATAGCGCAGCAAGCAGTGGTGCCATGGTGAACAGAGAGACTGTCCCAGACTACcaaagatgaaggcgcaaggggaagatcttcatttaaatgtctaagtattgcccttttactATCTTTTGATTATGTACTGGATATGGTTATAACGTGTAAATCCTAAAATCTGTAACAGTATCctaaattaatattaacaatacattttattatacatttgtgtttgtgtcttatttgtcacacattccctaaaacaaatatccttgtaagagggtcataatttcttacaactaagatttttttccccccagttcagctatttggacttaaatctgaaattcactttaaaatttaCACTTCAGTAACTAATACTGTAAGTCAGGGAGCAGGCCAGCATAGTAACCCAGCTGTGCAAATTTATGAATCTGCACAAtcaggaagaaaataaataaataaataatatatatatttatatatatatatatataaattaattttctcacccctcctgggtggtatgtttattccttatTCTCAGGTCTAcctgaggcctgggagtttgagggttctgcgcggtatcttagctgttcctagaactgcactcttctggaaagcggtctcagatgtcccacctagaatctgctgaagccactcccccaactagGAGTCAAAGCCCCGAGTGCTCAATTTATCATTTGATTTTATATTGGTTTTTATTGCATCCACGATCCTGGGAATTGTTCCTGCTGGAGTCCTGGATACCACATTCTGTGTGGAGATATGCTGATTGTCATTTGACATGTTGTAAGTGAATTTGTATTAATAAATGTTACTTTTATACAATCTGCGCTCTTTTCCTTTTATCGTCTCATTTTGAGTGATACTGGAAGATACCTCTCCTCTTGAAGATCTCTTTATGAAGATTTTTCATTGTTTGTTCCATCTTATTAAAGAGGGAGATCTGCCTGATTTTGCCTGAACTTGGCCTGATCTGCCTGATCTTGGATAGATAGAGTACTATTTTTCCTTAAAAGGATATATTCGTGTTTTCAGAGCATatagtgatttattttttgtttgtattccataggatcttagccctgtcattcttgaCTAccttttgtggtatctcccatctggacttaggcaggtccaatccatattctgtgcagatgtttcagtacacaatcacagcaacttggttgtgtctctctgtatatgctgttcctgctaacatcttgtatccggctactaggtgcttgactgtctcagaggcttctttgcacagtctgcaccttgggtcttgcctggtgtggtagactccagcttcaaTTGATCTGGTGCTGcctgcctgttcctgtgctgctaggattagtgcctcagtgctgtctttcagtcctgccttttccaaccactggtaggactttgtcatgtgagccacatcctcTATCTGCCaatggtacaccccatggagaggtttgtcatGCCAAGGAACCTCCTTTCTTGCATCTTCAACCTTTTTCTGCATCTTCTATCtgttgaagtctcaggcattcccttagcagttcatctttgggagccatcttcatgaTATACTTGTttaatccaggactgtggccttccTTCCGGCAGGTGTATAGTCTCTGGGTGATTGATTtcgggtggaatcctccattgaTCGGGAGTAGTTttctggtcttgacatccatagTGACCAGTACTCTCTGTTGGATACCTTCaactgtgatggtgactggttcctgttctggcagcatgcagtggtctgctttTAAGTCCAGTAACCATTGGGCCTCGATGTTATGAGATGCTTCTTTctcccagatattcttccagtactgttcatTCTCAGCTCTGAGTAGGTCTTGCGAGATGTGGTGGTTACCCTGtagctgtgcatacaccttggatggttctttggtaaagagggcattgattctcttagcctctgcttctctggtgtatctgcCAATTCTGGTTGCCAGTGCGGTCAGTCTTTGCTTAGCGGTTTCCAGCGCCTCTGGTATGGGCATATCCTTGTACTTCCGCAGCAGCTAGGATCCATCTTTGATTTTTCCACCTCTGTTaagttgatccagcttactaacttCCTTCCATGTGGtctttatcttggcttccagtcGTAGTCTCCATGGTGGGCATTGCTTCTCCTTGAGCCTGATCTTGTAGACAAGTAGCTGGAGGACCACTAATGCTGTGGCATATATGAGCCTGTTGGTCTCTGTGATGGTGCAGGTCGCGATTTTGAACAAGGCTTCATTAACTGCAGCCAGCATGCTGTCTGGTGGTAGCTTTACAGTGATCTTCCGCTGGTCAACAACTGCTAGTTTTTCTAGGATCCTTTCCCTTAGATCTGTTATGCCAACTTGGGGTATGGATTCAGGTTGGCAATTCTTTGGTACAAATAAGAATGTGGGTATTGAAATTTCTTCCTCCTCATGGTGCATGATTGATTACATCTGTAGTCCGTTTAACtccagttgtgacactagatttctcttgaagatgttcaaatgttgtgtaaccagctgttttggtgtaGATGACTGTCTCTTGTTCATCCATAGCTCCCACATACGTTTCATGTAGCCTCTCTTGTTGGGTCTGCTGTTGTAGTAACATTCAAGCAGGTCTAGTTTCTCGCTCCGTGTCCAGGAATGATTTGTTCCAGTAGCCCACTTGTCAGATTGCCCTTGTTCCCTAGCATCTGATGCAGACCTGGTTAATCCGGGCGATGTCCGAGCAGGCATGACTCTTGGTTCGTGCTGCTCTTATATTATTGAGGTGGGCAGGGTATATAttgttaggtgtcttgcccagggacacttactggtgcaGTGGTTGGACCGGGATTCAAACCCGTGGTTC
Above is a genomic segment from Pelobates fuscus isolate aPelFus1 chromosome 6, aPelFus1.pri, whole genome shotgun sequence containing:
- the CNOT7 gene encoding CCR4-NOT transcription complex subunit 7 isoform X2; translated protein: MNEQGEYPPGTSTWQFNFKFNLTEDMYAQDSIELLTSSGIQFKQHEDEGIETEYFAELIMTSGVVLCDGVKWLSFHSGYDFGYLIKILTNSNLPELELDFFEILRLFFPVIYDVKYLMKSCKNLKGGLQEVAEQLELERIGPQHQAGSDSLLTGMAFFKMREMFFEDHIDDAKYCGHLYGLGSGSSYVQNGTGNAYEEEANKQS